A window of Actinobacillus suis ATCC 33415 contains these coding sequences:
- a CDS encoding YchE family NAAT transporter, with product MEIVINFAIYLQFFIGLFAIVNPFGSLPIFFSMTSHQYEAERNHTSLVTAVSIGVILLVSLFFGKLILDAFSISLDSFRVAGGFLIVSIAMTMISGKLGEHKQNKEEKNADVSEYENIAVVPLAMPIMAGPGAIGSTIVWGTRYNHWVDYVGFSVAIAAFAAVCYVLFRFSAPLVKKLGKTGSNVVTRIMGLILMALGIEIIVAGLSNLFPGLTAIH from the coding sequence GTGGAAATAGTCATTAATTTTGCCATTTATCTTCAATTTTTTATCGGTTTATTTGCGATTGTGAACCCGTTTGGTTCATTACCGATTTTCTTTAGTATGACAAGCCATCAATACGAGGCGGAGCGTAATCATACAAGCCTAGTGACGGCAGTTTCTATCGGTGTCATTTTATTAGTCAGTTTATTTTTCGGAAAACTGATTTTAGATGCTTTCAGTATTTCACTTGATTCTTTCCGTGTAGCGGGCGGCTTCTTGATTGTGAGCATTGCGATGACGATGATTAGCGGTAAGTTAGGCGAACATAAACAAAATAAAGAAGAGAAAAATGCTGATGTAAGCGAATACGAAAATATCGCCGTTGTACCGTTGGCTATGCCGATTATGGCGGGACCGGGTGCTATCGGTTCGACGATTGTGTGGGGAACGCGTTATAATCATTGGGTGGATTATGTCGGATTCAGCGTAGCAATAGCTGCATTTGCTGCAGTATGTTACGTATTATTCCGTTTTTCAGCCCCTTTAGTGAAAAAATTAGGTAAAACAGGTTCTAATGTTGTAACCCGTATTATGGGATTGATTTTGATGGCATTAGGTATTGAAATTATTGTGGCGGGTTTAAGTAATCTATTTCCGGGTTTAACAGCTATTCATTAA
- a CDS encoding SurA N-terminal domain-containing protein: MIEKMHERTNGPVFKIIFALVSLSFVITGIGTGLAGVDTSAAKVNGTAIEQQAFNAAKSRQQNILNTQMGERFWDLLDTPEYAAQFNQSILNGLIDDELLRQYAQNLKLGISAEQIKSEIVNSPTFQQDGKFNNQLYQQALRNNGLSADGYAAIVNEGMLFSQIQEGIIGSHFSVPAEQELLAKLLLQKRQVRLANYSVAAEAQNQTASGEELQAYYDAHKNAFVEPEKLAVEYVTLTPENVAKNVQITDEQIATYYEKNKADYVTRGESHIAHIQVANEAEAKALEQQLAGGADFAALAKAKSTDKLSAAQGGDLGWAKAGTFPKAFEEAANGLQVGAVSQAVNVDGAYHIIKVLARKNEQAIPLEQVKDNIAKTIRNELLLTEYSSLAREMANKAFENNGSLESVAQAGGGAIQKTAQFTQQNVPAELNNEKVLKALFSGELRQSGQNSDALDVGDEHNPKTMFVRVSDYQAERVKTLDEAKTDVEVAVKRQKAEQALIAKAQETIKALESDQAADVQFGAAQTLVYAQAQGQQPVLAQTVFAMPKSADKATYSVARDEQGNVVIVALDKVIDGSSEEFKPLAAQFSQADQLLLRNDLLKDLRAKASIEVNADFMEQLGSASH, translated from the coding sequence ATGATCGAAAAAATGCATGAACGGACAAATGGTCCCGTCTTTAAAATCATTTTTGCGTTAGTCTCTTTATCTTTCGTTATTACCGGGATCGGTACCGGCTTAGCGGGCGTAGATACTTCAGCCGCTAAAGTAAACGGTACGGCTATTGAGCAACAAGCATTCAATGCTGCAAAAAGTCGCCAACAAAATATTTTAAATACGCAAATGGGCGAGCGCTTTTGGGATTTATTAGATACGCCGGAATATGCGGCGCAATTCAACCAGTCTATCTTAAATGGCTTAATTGATGATGAACTTCTGCGTCAATATGCTCAGAACCTCAAATTAGGTATCAGTGCGGAACAAATCAAATCAGAAATTGTAAATAGTCCGACATTCCAACAAGACGGAAAATTCAATAATCAATTATATCAACAAGCATTACGTAATAACGGTTTAAGTGCTGACGGTTATGCCGCGATCGTAAATGAAGGAATGTTATTTTCTCAAATCCAAGAAGGGATTATTGGCAGTCATTTTTCCGTACCGGCAGAACAAGAATTATTAGCTAAATTATTACTGCAAAAACGCCAGGTTCGTTTAGCAAATTATTCAGTTGCAGCTGAAGCGCAAAATCAGACCGCTTCAGGTGAAGAATTACAGGCTTATTATGATGCGCATAAAAACGCATTTGTTGAGCCGGAAAAACTGGCTGTTGAGTATGTGACCTTAACACCGGAAAATGTGGCAAAAAATGTTCAAATTACAGATGAACAAATTGCAACATATTATGAAAAAAATAAAGCGGATTATGTTACTCGTGGTGAGTCTCATATCGCCCACATTCAAGTAGCAAATGAAGCGGAAGCGAAAGCACTTGAGCAACAGCTTGCCGGCGGTGCGGATTTTGCTGCATTGGCTAAGGCAAAATCAACTGACAAATTATCGGCGGCACAAGGCGGCGATTTAGGTTGGGCGAAAGCAGGAACTTTCCCGAAAGCATTTGAAGAGGCTGCGAATGGCTTACAAGTCGGCGCAGTTAGCCAAGCGGTAAATGTTGATGGTGCTTATCATATTATTAAAGTGCTGGCGCGTAAAAATGAGCAAGCGATTCCACTTGAACAAGTAAAAGACAATATCGCGAAAACGATTCGTAATGAATTGTTATTAACCGAATATTCAAGTTTAGCGCGTGAAATGGCAAATAAAGCGTTTGAGAATAACGGTTCATTAGAAAGCGTTGCTCAAGCGGGGGGGGGAGCGATTCAAAAAACAGCGCAATTTACCCAACAAAATGTGCCGGCTGAATTAAATAATGAGAAAGTATTAAAAGCATTATTTAGTGGCGAATTACGTCAAAGCGGTCAAAACTCTGATGCATTAGATGTTGGTGATGAACATAATCCGAAGACAATGTTCGTCCGTGTAAGCGATTATCAAGCTGAGCGCGTAAAAACCTTAGACGAAGCAAAGACGGATGTTGAAGTTGCAGTGAAACGGCAAAAAGCTGAGCAAGCATTAATCGCTAAAGCGCAAGAAACAATTAAAGCGTTGGAAAGCGATCAAGCGGCAGATGTTCAGTTTGGTGCGGCACAAACATTAGTGTATGCGCAAGCGCAAGGACAACAACCGGTATTAGCGCAAACTGTGTTTGCTATGCCAAAATCGGCCGATAAAGCGACTTATAGTGTCGCTCGTGATGAGCAAGGCAATGTGGTAATTGTTGCTTTAGATAAAGTGATTGATGGAAGTTCGGAAGAGTTTAAACCGCTTGCGGCGCAATTTAGCCAAGCAGATCAATTACTATTACGTAATGATTTGTTAAAAGATTTACGTGCGAAAGCTTCCATTGAAGTAAATGCAGATTTTATGGAACAACTAGGATCAGCATCACATTAA